In the Paenibacillus pabuli genome, one interval contains:
- the licT gene encoding BglG family transcription antiterminator LicT: protein MKIAKVINNNVISTYQTDGAELVVMGRGIAFKKKPGDKVDETRIQKVFTLKNKQTSDNFKMLLREVQIELIEIVEEVITHAKDNMGRNLNENIYVSLTDHINFAIERYREGVEIKNVMLWEIKQLYKSEFTLGLNTLEQIKSRLGYELPEDEAAFIALHVVNAEMNEEVVTTMNMTKFIQQIINIAKYHFKMEFDEESLSYFRFITHLKFFSQRVLNGTHYNNNYDHIYDMIKEKHQEAAACTEKIQMFVKKEYNHDLTNEEKLYLTVHIERVVNR from the coding sequence GTGAAAATAGCCAAGGTCATTAACAACAATGTGATCAGCACATATCAGACTGATGGGGCTGAGCTTGTCGTGATGGGACGAGGAATTGCCTTCAAGAAGAAACCGGGAGACAAAGTAGACGAGACCCGTATCCAGAAGGTATTTACCCTTAAGAACAAGCAGACTTCTGATAATTTCAAAATGCTGCTGCGTGAGGTTCAGATCGAGCTGATTGAAATTGTCGAAGAGGTCATCACCCATGCTAAGGATAACATGGGTAGAAACCTGAATGAAAATATCTACGTGTCCTTGACGGATCATATTAATTTTGCGATCGAGCGATATCGCGAAGGCGTCGAGATCAAAAACGTGATGTTATGGGAGATCAAGCAACTCTATAAGTCTGAATTTACCCTAGGATTGAACACGCTGGAACAGATCAAATCCAGGCTTGGATACGAACTTCCCGAAGATGAGGCGGCCTTCATCGCGTTGCATGTCGTCAATGCCGAAATGAATGAAGAGGTCGTGACCACGATGAACATGACCAAATTCATTCAGCAAATCATCAACATTGCGAAATATCATTTCAAGATGGAATTTGACGAGGAGTCCCTTAGTTATTTTCGATTCATTACCCATCTGAAGTTCTTCTCGCAACGAGTATTAAATGGAACGCACTATAACAACAACTATGACCATATCTACGACATGATTAAAGAGAAACATCAAGAAGCAGCAGCATGCACGGAAAAAATCCAAATGTTCGTCAAAAAGGAATACAATCACGACCTGACGAACGAGGAAAAACTGTATCTGACGGTGCACATTGAAAGAGTGGTTAATCGTTAA
- a CDS encoding 6-phospho-beta-glucosidase — translation MNNFKFPENFLWGGAIAANQAEGAYLEDGKGLSIVDLLPSGENRRSIMKGNVPGFKPQEGEFYPSHEAIDFYHRYPEDIALFAEMGFKALRVSIAWARIFPSGEDAAANEAGLQFYDNLFDEMLKHGIEPVVTLAHFDVPVNLIEKYGSWRNRKLVNLFETYAKTVFTRYKGKVKYWMTFNEINMLLHLPFLGAGLAFKEGDNVKEIQYQAAHHQLVASALAVKACHEIIPGAMIGCMLAAGSFYPYTCNPDDVFQGMEKDRESYFFIDVQSRGAYPGYAKRFFKDHGLNIVMEPGDADILRNHTVDYIGFSYYSSRTTSTDPEVVKNMTSGNVFGSVANPYLEKSDWGWTIDPKGFRITANQLHDRYQKPLFVVENGIGANDEVEPNGEIHDDYRIDYLKRHVAEMGEALQDGVEIIGYTSWGPIDIVSASSGEMKKRYGYIYVDCDNAGHGDLKRIKKKSFHWYKKVIASGGTDLEA, via the coding sequence ATGAACAATTTCAAATTTCCCGAAAACTTTTTGTGGGGTGGTGCGATTGCCGCCAATCAGGCGGAAGGGGCTTACCTGGAGGATGGCAAAGGGCTGAGCATCGTGGACCTACTGCCTTCCGGAGAGAATCGTAGAAGCATCATGAAGGGGAATGTACCGGGATTTAAGCCACAGGAAGGAGAATTTTATCCTTCACATGAAGCAATTGATTTTTACCACCGTTATCCGGAGGATATCGCGCTATTCGCTGAAATGGGGTTCAAGGCGCTTCGCGTTTCCATTGCATGGGCACGCATTTTCCCGAGCGGGGAAGACGCGGCGGCAAACGAAGCCGGGTTGCAGTTCTACGACAATCTTTTCGATGAAATGCTGAAGCACGGAATTGAACCGGTTGTAACGCTTGCCCACTTCGATGTGCCGGTCAACCTGATTGAGAAGTACGGGAGCTGGAGAAACCGCAAGCTGGTGAATTTGTTCGAAACCTATGCCAAAACCGTATTTACTCGTTACAAGGGTAAGGTTAAATATTGGATGACGTTCAACGAAATCAACATGCTGTTGCATCTGCCGTTCCTTGGCGCTGGTTTGGCTTTCAAGGAAGGCGATAATGTAAAAGAAATCCAGTATCAAGCGGCTCATCATCAGCTGGTCGCAAGCGCACTAGCGGTTAAGGCCTGCCATGAGATCATTCCGGGGGCAATGATTGGTTGCATGCTTGCAGCGGGCAGCTTCTATCCGTATACCTGCAATCCAGACGATGTATTCCAGGGTATGGAGAAGGACCGGGAGTCATACTTCTTTATCGACGTGCAGTCGAGAGGAGCATATCCAGGCTATGCGAAACGCTTCTTTAAGGATCATGGTCTGAACATCGTGATGGAACCAGGGGATGCTGACATTCTGAGAAATCATACCGTTGATTACATCGGATTCAGCTATTATTCCAGCCGAACGACAAGTACCGATCCGGAAGTGGTCAAGAACATGACCAGCGGTAATGTATTCGGTTCTGTCGCCAACCCTTACTTGGAGAAATCTGATTGGGGATGGACTATCGATCCGAAAGGTTTCCGCATAACGGCCAATCAGCTGCATGATCGCTATCAAAAACCACTTTTCGTGGTCGAAAATGGTATTGGGGCCAACGACGAGGTTGAGCCAAACGGAGAAATTCACGATGATTACCGTATTGATTACCTGAAGCGGCATGTTGCCGAGATGGGAGAAGCGCTGCAGGACGGCGTAGAAATTATCGGTTATACTAGCTGGGGGCCAATCGATATCGTGAGCGCATCGTCTGGCGAGATGAAAAAACGCTACGGTTACATTTATGTAGATTGCGACAACGCGGGTCATGGGGATTTGAAGCGAATCAAGAAAAAAAGTTTCCATTGGTATAAAAAAGTAATCGCATCCGGAGGTACGGATTTGGAGGCATAA
- the rhaD gene encoding rhamnulose-1-phosphate aldolase has product MNVTLRNEAAQVAGWNIPFIREMAEITQHMWKNGWDERNGGNVSYLLEEEEVARYIDVHQVTRRIKPAFSVHELAGKYVIVTASGKYFKNVLADPESNLGLLRVSNDGEELEVLWGLKNGANPTSELPTHFMSHIERLKVDPNHRVVMHNHATNVLAMTFIHELDEAKFTKTLWQMCTECVVVFPDGVGIIPWMVPGSNEIGRETAEKMKEYHAVIWPQHGIFGTGTTIDEAFGLIETIEKAAQVYMLVAGQEIRQRITDEQLTTLAQAFGVTPRAGILNSNI; this is encoded by the coding sequence ATGAACGTGACCCTTAGAAACGAAGCGGCGCAAGTAGCAGGTTGGAATATTCCCTTTATCCGTGAGATGGCGGAGATTACACAGCATATGTGGAAAAATGGCTGGGATGAGCGTAACGGGGGGAATGTCAGTTATCTGCTGGAAGAAGAGGAAGTTGCGAGATATATTGATGTCCATCAGGTTACAAGGCGGATTAAACCGGCATTTTCGGTACATGAACTGGCAGGCAAATATGTTATCGTGACCGCTTCGGGTAAATATTTCAAAAATGTACTCGCCGATCCAGAGAGCAATCTGGGATTGCTGCGTGTCTCGAACGATGGTGAGGAACTGGAAGTGCTCTGGGGGTTGAAGAATGGAGCCAATCCAACGAGTGAGCTGCCTACGCATTTTATGAGTCACATCGAGCGTCTGAAAGTGGACCCGAACCACCGGGTGGTCATGCATAACCATGCCACTAACGTACTGGCGATGACGTTTATCCACGAACTGGATGAAGCCAAATTCACGAAAACCCTGTGGCAGATGTGTACGGAATGTGTGGTCGTTTTCCCTGACGGCGTTGGCATCATCCCGTGGATGGTGCCTGGATCGAATGAGATCGGCCGTGAGACGGCGGAGAAAATGAAGGAATATCATGCGGTCATCTGGCCGCAGCACGGGATCTTCGGAACTGGAACAACCATCGATGAGGCCTTTGGTCTCATTGAGACGATTGAGAAAGCAGCCCAAGTTTACATGTTGGTTGCGGGTCAAGAGATTCGGCAGCGAATTACGGACGAACAGCTGACAACGTTGGCGCAGGCATTTGGAGTTACCCCGCGTGCAGGTATACTGAACTCGAATATTTAA
- a CDS encoding GNAT family N-acetyltransferase, translating to MEQTNKIGMKSRDSFLETERLEFSTWSEEDRPLASALWGDHEVTKWISSKGFLSEDEIEARLAQEMERQREMEVQYWPIFDKETGVFLGCCGLRPYAPDEKIYELGVHLTRDHWGKGYALEAAKAVIRYAFEHLGVKAIFAGHHPENGASRRLLLKLGFTYKKDEFYEPTGKMHPSYFLSRSDMK from the coding sequence ATGGAACAAACCAATAAAATAGGTATGAAGAGCAGAGATTCATTTCTGGAAACGGAACGCCTTGAATTCTCCACCTGGAGCGAAGAGGATCGGCCTTTGGCTTCTGCGCTCTGGGGAGATCACGAGGTGACGAAGTGGATTAGCAGCAAAGGTTTTTTGAGTGAGGATGAGATCGAAGCCAGACTTGCGCAGGAAATGGAACGACAGCGGGAAATGGAAGTACAGTACTGGCCCATTTTTGATAAGGAAACAGGTGTGTTCTTAGGGTGCTGCGGATTGCGTCCATATGCACCAGATGAGAAAATCTATGAATTGGGTGTCCACCTGACCAGGGATCACTGGGGTAAAGGGTATGCACTCGAAGCGGCAAAGGCCGTTATTCGCTATGCATTTGAGCATTTGGGCGTTAAGGCGATCTTCGCAGGACATCATCCCGAGAATGGTGCTTCAAGAAGACTGCTGCTGAAGCTCGGATTTACGTATAAAAAAGATGAATTTTACGAGCCGACAGGCAAGATGCATCCGTCCTACTTTTTATCGAGATCAGACATGAAGTAG
- a CDS encoding DinB family protein translates to MNGTMQIRDHLLNELETGVRTGASLIRLIRPEDWAYRPQENMRSLVELVHHWIQITASDLAIMQEKSEAEVGTIENSLSGIEDIEQLEAVLWRNFETYKAYIVSLSEEDLLNRSTTAFYMEHGHVQVKWQIETVTHVFHHRSQLYNYLKQQGHELNFFMLYA, encoded by the coding sequence ATGAATGGAACAATGCAAATTCGGGATCATTTGTTGAATGAATTAGAGACAGGCGTAAGGACCGGAGCTTCTCTGATTCGCCTGATTCGTCCGGAAGACTGGGCTTATCGCCCTCAGGAAAACATGCGTTCACTGGTGGAACTGGTTCACCACTGGATCCAGATTACGGCATCAGACCTTGCCATCATGCAGGAGAAAAGTGAAGCGGAAGTTGGAACGATAGAGAATAGCCTATCTGGTATCGAGGATATTGAACAGCTGGAAGCAGTCCTGTGGCGTAATTTTGAAACGTACAAAGCATACATCGTATCACTGAGTGAAGAAGATCTGTTGAATCGATCGACCACAGCATTTTATATGGAACATGGACATGTACAGGTTAAATGGCAAATTGAGACGGTAACCCATGTATTCCATCATCGTTCCCAGTTGTACAACTATCTTAAGCAGCAAGGCCATGAACTAAACTTTTTCATGTTATACGCATAA
- a CDS encoding helix-turn-helix domain-containing protein → MDARLHPLFRPIQMNGTDVHTYYIEQPPSHPMTAYIACFWESGTTSYAGCNLVESVPGRVLPDGCTDILITYDAFRQQHSFAYCGNYTEPFAIPVCMDVHPPADYTFGVRFFPGGARHFHGLPLESFTDRRIPLEECWPVKIDELRERMAGTEHFEERVQVMETYLCLLSGDGSTYEKDLMKNAMHRIFVNGGQMSVKELASCEVVSERQLHRKFGEWVGISPKRFSEVVRFHRVLRDIHQEHRTDWAALAQNHGFFDQAHLIRQFRKLYGETPLTAANEHRRMLSELYNRTDEPSFILDT, encoded by the coding sequence GTGGACGCCAGGCTGCACCCGTTATTCAGGCCGATCCAGATGAATGGGACCGATGTACACACCTATTACATAGAACAACCACCGTCTCACCCGATGACAGCCTATATCGCTTGCTTCTGGGAATCGGGAACGACTTCTTATGCTGGTTGTAACCTCGTAGAGAGTGTACCCGGCAGAGTATTACCTGATGGTTGTACGGATATCCTGATAACATACGATGCATTTCGTCAGCAGCATTCTTTTGCCTACTGTGGCAATTATACGGAGCCGTTTGCCATTCCTGTGTGTATGGATGTCCATCCGCCCGCAGACTACACCTTTGGTGTTCGATTTTTCCCCGGTGGAGCACGCCACTTTCATGGTTTGCCGCTAGAATCCTTCACGGACAGACGCATCCCCTTGGAGGAATGTTGGCCGGTAAAGATTGACGAGCTTCGCGAACGGATGGCTGGGACGGAACATTTTGAAGAGAGGGTACAAGTCATGGAGACGTATTTGTGCCTATTATCCGGTGATGGAAGTACATACGAGAAAGATTTGATGAAAAACGCCATGCACCGGATCTTTGTTAATGGTGGACAAATGAGTGTGAAAGAACTGGCCAGCTGTGAGGTTGTCAGTGAACGGCAGCTGCATCGCAAGTTCGGTGAATGGGTTGGGATCAGCCCCAAACGGTTTAGCGAGGTGGTTCGATTTCATCGTGTTCTGAGAGATATTCATCAGGAGCATCGTACAGACTGGGCGGCACTGGCTCAGAATCATGGATTCTTCGACCAGGCGCATCTGATTCGGCAATTTCGCAAGTTGTATGGAGAAACGCCGCTGACCGCTGCCAACGAGCATCGCCGGATGTTGTCCGAATTGTACAATAGAACAGACGAGCCTTCGTTTATACTGGATACGTGA
- the groL gene encoding chaperonin GroEL (60 kDa chaperone family; promotes refolding of misfolded polypeptides especially under stressful conditions; forms two stacked rings of heptamers to form a barrel-shaped 14mer; ends can be capped by GroES; misfolded proteins enter the barrel where they are refolded when GroES binds) produces the protein MAKDIKFSEDARRSMLRGVDALANAVKVTLGPKGRNVVLEKKFGSPLITNDGVTIAKEIELEDAFENMGAQLVKEVATKTNDVAGDGTTTATVLAQALITEGLKNVTAGASPIGIRKGIDKAVKAAVAELQSISKPVETKQSIAQVAAISAADEEVGELIAEAMEKVGKDGVITVEESRGFATELEVVEGMQFDRGYISPYMITDTDKMEAVLDNPYILITDKKISSTQDILPLLEKIVQQGKPLVLIAEDIEGEALAMLVVNKLRGTFNAVAVKAPGFGDRRKAMLQDIAALTGGQVITEELGLDLKSAVVEQLGTARQIRVTKENTIIVDGAGNKSDIDARVSQIRTQLEETTSEFDKEKLQERLAKLSGGVAVIKVGAATETELKERKLRIEDALNATRAAVEEGIVSGGGTALLNVYQAVAGVALSGDEQTGVNIVLKALEAPIRTIAANAGEEGSVIVERLKKEQVGVGFNAATGEWVNMIEAGIVDPAKVTRYALQNAASVAAMFLTTEAVIADKPEPAGAAGAPDMSGMGGMGGMM, from the coding sequence ATGGCTAAAGACATTAAATTTAGTGAAGACGCTCGTCGCTCCATGCTTCGCGGTGTGGATGCATTGGCTAACGCAGTAAAAGTAACACTCGGTCCTAAAGGCCGTAACGTGGTTTTGGAGAAAAAATTCGGAAGCCCGCTCATCACGAATGACGGTGTAACCATCGCTAAAGAAATCGAACTGGAAGATGCATTCGAGAACATGGGTGCACAACTGGTTAAAGAAGTAGCAACCAAAACAAACGATGTTGCCGGTGACGGTACAACAACAGCGACTGTACTCGCTCAAGCGCTGATTACAGAAGGTCTGAAAAACGTAACTGCAGGCGCTAGCCCAATCGGTATCCGTAAAGGGATCGACAAAGCGGTTAAAGCTGCGGTTGCTGAACTGCAATCCATCTCCAAACCAGTTGAAACTAAACAATCCATCGCACAAGTTGCAGCTATCTCTGCAGCTGACGAAGAAGTAGGCGAACTGATCGCTGAAGCTATGGAAAAAGTGGGTAAAGACGGCGTTATCACGGTTGAAGAATCCCGTGGATTCGCAACGGAGCTGGAAGTGGTTGAAGGTATGCAATTCGACCGCGGTTACATCTCTCCATACATGATCACGGATACGGACAAAATGGAAGCTGTTCTGGACAACCCGTACATCCTGATCACAGACAAAAAAATCTCCAGCACACAGGACATCCTGCCATTGCTTGAGAAAATCGTACAACAAGGCAAACCACTCGTTTTGATCGCTGAAGATATCGAAGGCGAAGCACTGGCGATGCTGGTTGTGAACAAACTGCGTGGTACTTTCAACGCTGTAGCGGTTAAAGCTCCTGGCTTTGGTGACCGTCGTAAAGCGATGCTGCAAGATATCGCTGCCCTCACTGGTGGCCAAGTGATCACGGAAGAACTGGGTCTGGACCTGAAATCCGCTGTTGTGGAACAACTGGGTACAGCTCGTCAAATCCGTGTAACCAAAGAAAACACAATCATCGTTGACGGTGCTGGCAACAAATCCGATATCGATGCACGTGTTAGCCAAATCCGTACGCAACTGGAAGAAACAACTTCCGAGTTCGACAAAGAGAAACTGCAAGAGCGTCTGGCTAAATTGTCCGGCGGCGTAGCGGTAATCAAAGTCGGTGCGGCTACTGAAACTGAATTGAAAGAACGCAAACTGCGTATCGAAGATGCCCTGAATGCAACTCGCGCTGCGGTTGAAGAAGGTATCGTATCCGGTGGTGGTACTGCGCTCCTGAACGTATATCAAGCTGTTGCTGGTGTAGCTCTGTCCGGTGACGAGCAAACTGGTGTGAACATCGTGCTGAAAGCACTGGAAGCACCAATCCGTACGATCGCTGCTAACGCTGGCGAAGAAGGTTCCGTCATCGTGGAACGTCTGAAAAAAGAACAAGTGGGCGTAGGCTTCAACGCCGCTACTGGCGAATGGGTAAACATGATTGAAGCAGGTATCGTTGACCCTGCGAAAGTAACTCGCTATGCGCTGCAAAACGCAGCTTCCGTAGCAGCTATGTTCTTGACGACTGAAGCGGTTATCGCTGACAAGCCAGAACCTGCAGGCGCTGCTGGCGCTCCTGATATGAGCGGCATGGGTGGAATGGGCGGCATGATGTAA
- the groES gene encoding co-chaperone GroES produces MIRPLGERVLVEPLEQEQTTSFGIVLPDSAKEKPQEGKIIAVGAGALKDGVRVALEVKEGDRVIFSKYAGTEIKFEGKEYLIMKESDIHAILD; encoded by the coding sequence ATGATCAGACCTTTAGGTGAACGCGTATTGGTAGAACCACTGGAGCAAGAGCAAACAACTTCTTTCGGGATCGTACTTCCGGACTCTGCTAAAGAAAAACCGCAAGAGGGCAAAATTATTGCCGTTGGAGCGGGCGCACTGAAAGACGGCGTACGTGTAGCTCTGGAAGTGAAAGAAGGAGATCGCGTAATCTTCTCCAAATATGCCGGAACAGAAATCAAATTCGAAGGTAAAGAATATTTGATTATGAAAGAGAGCGATATCCACGCGATTCTCGACTAA
- the tatC gene encoding twin-arginine translocase subunit TatC — protein MTQQNEEMTITEHLSELRKRLIYVLSVFVLGLVAGFFVADPVYRYLTKAESAQGFVLHAFSFWDGIGIYMKIAGLFSLIITLPFTVFQIWKFVSPGLRPRERKATLKYVPYVFLLFLVGLAFAYYVVFPMALAFTTTITEKMGLVETYGMKQYFSFLFGIVLPVSLLFELPLLIMFLTGLRILNPIRLRKMRRVAYFVLIFIAVVVTPPDFISDLLVMIPLLLLYEISVFLSAIVYRKQLAADEAAEARYVRAENEQSAG, from the coding sequence ATGACGCAGCAGAATGAAGAAATGACCATTACGGAACATTTGAGTGAGCTGCGCAAGCGGCTGATCTATGTGTTGAGCGTTTTTGTGCTGGGCCTGGTGGCAGGATTCTTCGTAGCAGATCCGGTGTACCGGTATTTGACGAAGGCGGAATCGGCTCAGGGGTTTGTGCTGCATGCCTTTTCCTTCTGGGATGGAATAGGGATCTATATGAAGATTGCCGGTCTGTTTTCATTAATTATTACGCTGCCCTTTACGGTGTTTCAGATCTGGAAGTTTGTGAGTCCAGGCCTGCGGCCCCGTGAACGGAAAGCGACACTGAAGTATGTACCTTATGTATTTCTGTTATTTTTGGTTGGACTGGCCTTTGCGTACTATGTTGTATTTCCGATGGCACTCGCCTTCACCACCACAATCACGGAGAAGATGGGGCTTGTGGAGACCTATGGGATGAAACAGTATTTCAGTTTTCTGTTTGGAATTGTGCTGCCGGTATCGCTGTTATTCGAGCTTCCGCTGCTCATCATGTTTCTGACAGGGCTCCGGATATTGAATCCGATTCGTCTTCGGAAGATGCGGCGGGTTGCTTATTTTGTCCTGATCTTCATCGCAGTTGTCGTGACGCCGCCGGATTTCATATCCGATCTGCTTGTCATGATTCCTTTACTCCTGTTATATGAAATCAGTGTGTTTCTGTCTGCCATTGTATACCGCAAGCAGCTTGCGGCCGATGAAGCGGCAGAGGCCAGATATGTACGTGCAGAGAATGAGCAGAGCGCAGGTTAA
- a CDS encoding twin-arginine translocase TatA/TatE family subunit: MLSSIGPTGFILLAVIALLLFGPNKLPELGRAVGRTFREFKEGAREIISEDDSSKRKEQEKAKPLAVDSEPESAHKPADKRLPE; this comes from the coding sequence ATGTTAAGTTCCATTGGACCAACAGGTTTTATATTGCTGGCCGTGATCGCTTTGTTGTTGTTTGGACCCAACAAGCTGCCGGAACTGGGACGTGCTGTCGGACGTACCTTCCGTGAATTCAAAGAAGGCGCACGTGAAATCATCTCTGAGGATGATTCGTCCAAACGCAAAGAGCAGGAGAAAGCCAAGCCGCTGGCAGTGGATAGTGAGCCTGAGTCCGCCCACAAGCCTGCAGACAAGCGTCTGCCGGAGTAA
- a CDS encoding MogA/MoaB family molybdenum cofactor biosynthesis protein, which produces MVWRTAILTASDKGARGEREDTSAQVIRELVEEELGGEIVEYRIVPDEPDEIIAALIEMTDYFHADLVLTTGGTELAIRDITPEATRRVIEREVPGMAEAMRYSVMSRNRSAMLFRGVCGIRGRTLIVNLPGTPKGVHEHLAAIMDQLPEALLMVTGQFKQ; this is translated from the coding sequence ATGGTGTGGAGAACAGCAATCCTGACAGCCAGCGACAAAGGGGCCCGCGGGGAACGTGAGGATACGAGTGCACAAGTAATCCGGGAGCTAGTGGAAGAAGAACTGGGTGGGGAGATCGTGGAATACCGCATCGTTCCGGATGAACCCGATGAGATTATTGCGGCCTTGATTGAGATGACAGACTATTTTCATGCAGACCTGGTATTAACGACCGGGGGTACGGAGCTGGCGATTCGCGATATTACGCCGGAAGCCACGCGTCGGGTTATTGAACGTGAAGTTCCAGGAATGGCAGAAGCAATGAGATACAGCGTCATGAGCAGGAATCGTTCCGCCATGCTGTTCCGCGGCGTGTGCGGTATTCGTGGACGTACGCTGATTGTTAATTTGCCGGGTACGCCGAAGGGTGTGCATGAGCATCTGGCGGCGATCATGGATCAGCTTCCCGAAGCGCTCCTGATGGTTACTGGACAATTCAAGCAATAA
- the moaC gene encoding cyclic pyranopterin monophosphate synthase MoaC, with amino-acid sequence MNSNARNGSDSSEGKLTHFNEQGRARMVDISGKEVTVRTAVAVSKVTMNPSTLEAIREGRIGKGDVLAVAQIAGIQGAKKTSDWIPMCHPLALNGVDIRFEDNGLDELSIQVTVKTEGKTGVEMEALTAASAAALTIYDMCKALQKDMIIGPTMLQSKSGGKNGDFNR; translated from the coding sequence TTGAACTCCAATGCGAGGAATGGATCGGATTCCAGTGAAGGCAAGCTGACACATTTTAACGAGCAGGGACGTGCCCGTATGGTGGATATTTCGGGCAAGGAAGTGACAGTACGTACGGCAGTGGCCGTATCCAAAGTAACGATGAACCCCTCCACGCTGGAAGCGATTCGGGAGGGGCGGATCGGGAAGGGCGATGTCCTCGCCGTGGCTCAAATTGCGGGAATCCAAGGCGCCAAGAAAACGTCTGATTGGATTCCGATGTGCCATCCGCTGGCACTGAATGGTGTGGATATTCGTTTTGAGGATAACGGCCTGGATGAATTATCAATTCAGGTCACTGTCAAAACAGAAGGCAAAACCGGTGTCGAGATGGAGGCGCTCACGGCGGCTTCGGCAGCGGCACTGACGATCTATGACATGTGCAAAGCATTGCAAAAAGACATGATTATCGGACCAACGATGCTGCAATCCAAAAGTGGTGGCAAAAATGGTGATTTCAACCGATAA
- a CDS encoding 5-formyltetrahydrofolate cyclo-ligase — protein MQDRTEPKSQLRSRLMKSRDLMDEAIRQHAMREVSLVAKQELQRLRQDKQRLTIFSYLSYRSEASTTFLFEDGWKHGDRMFAPKVLANPARMELRRVAGEQDIEPGVWGIPEPKDTCEVLQREEWPDIDLVIVPGLGYDLHGGRIGYGGGYYDRFAEMLEAECHKAGKRPLLAALVLPGQLQAEIPMDPFDLRMDLLMTTEGILHIE, from the coding sequence ATGCAGGACCGGACGGAACCCAAAAGCCAGCTTCGTTCCAGACTGATGAAGAGTCGTGATCTGATGGATGAGGCAATTCGTCAGCATGCCATGAGGGAAGTTAGCCTTGTGGCTAAACAGGAGCTGCAGCGACTTCGGCAGGACAAGCAGAGATTGACAATCTTCAGCTACTTGTCTTATAGAAGCGAAGCCTCCACGACCTTTCTGTTTGAGGATGGTTGGAAACACGGCGACAGGATGTTCGCACCAAAGGTACTGGCGAATCCGGCCCGTATGGAATTAAGACGGGTGGCCGGAGAGCAGGATATAGAGCCTGGCGTATGGGGAATCCCTGAACCCAAAGACACCTGTGAGGTGCTTCAGCGTGAGGAATGGCCGGATATTGATCTCGTCATTGTACCAGGCCTTGGATATGATCTTCATGGCGGACGAATCGGTTATGGTGGCGGTTATTATGACCGATTTGCTGAAATGCTTGAAGCGGAGTGTCACAAGGCGGGGAAAAGGCCGCTTCTCGCTGCGCTCGTCTTGCCGGGACAACTGCAGGCTGAAATTCCGATGGACCCGTTTGATCTGCGTATGGATCTGTTGATGACAACCGAAGGTATACTACATATCGAATAA